One window from the genome of Eucalyptus grandis isolate ANBG69807.140 chromosome 7, ASM1654582v1, whole genome shotgun sequence encodes:
- the LOC104453242 gene encoding uncharacterized protein LOC104453242, whose protein sequence is MAAASAAVCPVTLAASAAVPRQRKSRVNYIAGLNSFGGLKAHNGVASLGVAVCADQSFAKIVSSLRSPGKSRRGGGGALSSTCSAVEEIFRIAAIMNGLTLVGVAVGFVLLRIEAAVEEAE, encoded by the coding sequence ATGGcagccgcctccgccgccgtctGCCCGGTGAccctcgccgcctccgccgccgtccCGCGGCAGCGGAAGAGCAGGGTGAACTACATCGCGGGGCTCAACTCTTTCGGCGGCTTGAAGGCTCACAACGGGGTGGCTTCGCTCGGGGTGGCCGTCTGCGCCGACCAGTCGTTTGCGAAGATCGTGAGCTCTCTCCGGTCGCCGGGCAAGTCGAGAAGAGGCGGCGGTGGGGCGCTGTCTTCGACCTGCAGCGCGGTGGAGGAGATTTTCAGGATCGCGGCGATCATGAACGGGCTCACCCTCGTCGGGGTGGCGGTCGGGTTCGTCCTCCTCAGGATCGAAGCTGCGGTGGAAGAGGCTGAGTAA